One genomic window of Boudabousia tangfeifanii includes the following:
- a CDS encoding DUF4091 domain-containing protein gives MSFSFVIVDDLTKVYPSKVPAERSELPLFGPLGGNAAFQLAYSFARAQRTPHWPSIKVTLKAPGANLLAQQVRVVPALCPSWRQDLADYEVDGPALIPDLLIPLASGEDEISFVTKPTGSGFSSIWFEVGLTASEVSLLVEDDKGEMLFSKTLPIESYSALLSKAPVTHARWFHYDSLAEYYGLEMWSERHWEAIKGQFEAAADLGVTSLMIPAWTPPLDVKPGDYRHRAQLIGITKENGGFKLDLSKVEKWVEVARAAGIRQVELPQFFTQWGAGFAAGIYLTDQTADEQPYFGWHTSATDPEYAALLTQLITELRSLLEPIYGVENIFWHVSDEPHAEHLAEYQAAAGQVRPLLAGAEVIDALSDPEYLKEVPTPVVATSEVDKFRAVGVEPSWVYYCVSQSLGQANQLLAQNGVRHAIQGFQFYKHQVKGFLHWGLNFYYRQYSQGLVDPVNDTDAGGNFLSGDPFIIYPGTDLKPWLSLRHRMIRSAWQDLALLYALEDKVGRDALLQIIDPDGSMDYAAGFPTNEELAKRRYQLFKLAQEHLN, from the coding sequence ATGTCTTTTTCCTTCGTTATCGTTGACGATTTGACGAAGGTATATCCCAGCAAGGTTCCCGCCGAACGGTCTGAACTACCTTTGTTCGGTCCTCTCGGCGGGAACGCTGCTTTTCAGCTGGCATATTCCTTTGCTCGAGCGCAACGCACGCCTCATTGGCCCAGTATTAAAGTAACGCTGAAGGCACCTGGAGCGAACCTCTTAGCCCAGCAAGTTCGAGTGGTTCCAGCTTTGTGTCCTTCTTGGCGTCAGGACTTGGCAGATTACGAGGTTGATGGTCCTGCACTGATTCCAGATTTGCTGATTCCACTGGCTTCTGGCGAGGATGAAATTTCTTTTGTCACTAAGCCAACTGGAAGTGGTTTCAGTTCGATTTGGTTCGAGGTCGGTTTAACTGCATCTGAAGTTTCGTTGCTAGTCGAGGACGATAAGGGCGAAATGCTCTTCTCAAAGACGCTACCAATCGAAAGCTACTCCGCTCTTCTTTCCAAAGCCCCAGTAACTCATGCACGTTGGTTCCACTATGACTCTTTGGCCGAATATTACGGTCTCGAAATGTGGAGCGAACGGCATTGGGAAGCCATCAAGGGACAGTTCGAGGCGGCTGCCGACCTCGGTGTTACTAGCTTAATGATTCCGGCATGGACTCCCCCGTTAGATGTTAAACCCGGGGACTACCGTCATCGGGCTCAACTAATCGGAATAACCAAAGAAAACGGTGGCTTCAAACTTGATCTTTCTAAAGTAGAAAAGTGGGTTGAAGTTGCCCGGGCCGCCGGCATCAGGCAGGTGGAGCTTCCGCAATTCTTCACCCAGTGGGGTGCTGGTTTTGCTGCCGGTATTTATTTGACCGATCAGACTGCGGATGAACAGCCCTACTTTGGCTGGCACACTAGCGCAACAGACCCAGAATATGCGGCTTTGTTAACTCAATTGATTACTGAGTTGAGGTCCTTGCTCGAACCGATCTATGGGGTTGAAAATATCTTCTGGCATGTCTCGGACGAACCTCATGCAGAACATCTGGCAGAGTACCAGGCGGCTGCTGGCCAGGTACGTCCACTGTTGGCAGGCGCAGAAGTTATTGATGCTCTTTCTGATCCTGAATATCTCAAGGAGGTGCCCACTCCTGTGGTGGCCACCAGTGAAGTAGATAAGTTCAGGGCTGTAGGAGTTGAACCAAGCTGGGTGTACTACTGTGTTAGTCAGTCTTTGGGACAAGCGAACCAATTACTGGCACAAAATGGTGTCCGACATGCGATTCAAGGTTTCCAGTTCTACAAACATCAGGTAAAGGGCTTCTTGCACTGGGGTCTGAATTTTTACTACCGGCAGTACTCACAAGGTCTGGTTGATCCAGTTAATGATACGGACGCGGGAGGCAACTTCCTTTCGGGTGATCCTTTCATCATTTACCCGGGCACGGATCTTAAGCCGTGGTTGTCACTGCGTCACCGGATGATCCGCTCAGCTTGGCAGGATTTGGCGCTGCTTTATGCTCTTGAGGATAAAGTCGGGCGAGATGCTCTGCTACAGATTATCGATCCTGATGGTTCGATGGATTATGCGGCTGGGTTCCCGACAAATGAGGAACTGGCTAAACGTCGCTATCAGTTGTTTAAGCTGGCCCAGGAGCATTTGAACTAA
- a CDS encoding carbohydrate ABC transporter permease, protein MIGKIGKFILNFIVAILLILSVLPFILMVLAAFQHTQTLDFKIRWDALTFDNFATLFQYHGFGSAMLLSASVVVIACVMNIIVCSLAAYGFTFKRFPGSEAMFWIYMATMMVPRQVTVIAMFVLFNKLGILGTTISLALPAIDAFGVFLVRQFMQGIPESLLEAAKIDGATDWMIFRKIILPLVKPVLTALTVFTFLATWNDFLWPLVSLGSDESQTVTLAISKLQGAFLTEYGLVMAGTTIAFSVPFIAYVLLQRQFVEGVAASGIKG, encoded by the coding sequence ATGATCGGTAAAATCGGAAAGTTTATTCTAAATTTCATCGTAGCGATCCTACTGATTCTGTCAGTATTGCCATTCATCTTGATGGTTCTTGCTGCCTTCCAGCACACTCAGACTCTTGATTTCAAGATCCGTTGGGATGCGCTAACTTTCGATAACTTCGCTACCCTCTTCCAATACCATGGCTTTGGCTCAGCAATGTTGCTGTCGGCCTCGGTTGTTGTCATTGCTTGCGTCATGAACATCATCGTTTGTTCCTTGGCTGCTTACGGTTTCACTTTCAAGCGTTTCCCTGGCTCGGAAGCCATGTTCTGGATCTACATGGCAACCATGATGGTTCCTCGTCAGGTGACTGTGATTGCTATGTTCGTTTTGTTCAACAAGCTTGGCATCTTGGGCACTACTATCTCTTTGGCCTTGCCGGCTATTGACGCTTTCGGTGTGTTCTTGGTTCGCCAGTTCATGCAGGGTATCCCAGAGTCCTTGCTTGAAGCTGCCAAGATTGACGGTGCCACTGACTGGATGATCTTCCGCAAGATTATCTTGCCTTTGGTTAAGCCGGTGTTGACCGCACTGACCGTTTTCACCTTCTTGGCAACTTGGAATGACTTCTTGTGGCCTTTGGTTTCGCTCGGCTCGGATGAATCCCAGACCGTGACCTTGGCTATTTCGAAGCTCCAGGGTGCATTCTTGACCGAATACGGCCTCGTCATGGCCGGTACTACTATCGCCTTCTCGGTACCTTTCATCGCTTACGTGCTATTGCAGCGTCAGTTCGTTGAAGGTGTTGCCGCAAGCGGTATCAAGGGGTAA
- a CDS encoding carbohydrate ABC transporter permease codes for MTKPQNLTFKERVDRASGILYVLPSFSILCLIAVVPIIYTAYLSFTTYDVFSAPVPNGVENYRQLLHDENFRLALLNTVIFTALTVPFQTIIPMILADQLVRSDHPKLSGFVRSTLFIPVVASLILVGMVWQYMLAANGGTFNEMLHFFHLISDDYNINFLGTRTGALFAVAFVSIWKHIGYFLVIFYAGVQDIPRERYEAARVDGANRVQQFIHITMPGLRPITFLVVILGTIWSFQVFDLVYSMTGGGPAGGTTTIVISIFEEGFKNMQMGYASAISMFLFVCVVGISVAQQLIYKRIEK; via the coding sequence ATGACCAAACCCCAAAACCTTACTTTTAAAGAGCGGGTAGATCGCGCGAGCGGGATTCTTTACGTCCTGCCATCGTTTTCTATCTTGTGCCTCATTGCTGTAGTACCAATTATCTACACCGCTTACCTTTCCTTCACTACCTACGATGTCTTCAGTGCTCCTGTACCCAACGGAGTCGAAAACTACCGTCAACTACTACACGATGAAAACTTCCGTCTAGCACTGCTCAACACCGTGATTTTCACGGCCTTGACGGTACCGTTCCAGACCATCATTCCGATGATCTTGGCCGATCAGCTAGTCCGTTCCGATCACCCTAAGCTTTCGGGATTTGTTCGTTCTACCCTATTCATCCCAGTAGTTGCCTCCCTAATCTTGGTAGGTATGGTCTGGCAGTACATGCTGGCAGCAAATGGCGGTACTTTCAATGAAATGCTCCATTTCTTCCACCTGATTTCGGATGATTACAACATCAACTTCCTAGGTACCCGTACTGGTGCCTTGTTCGCCGTTGCTTTCGTTTCCATCTGGAAGCACATTGGTTACTTCCTAGTGATTTTCTACGCCGGTGTTCAAGATATTCCTCGTGAACGATACGAAGCAGCCCGCGTTGACGGAGCGAACCGCGTACAGCAGTTCATTCACATCACCATGCCAGGCTTACGACCGATTACCTTCCTGGTTGTAATCCTCGGTACTATCTGGTCTTTCCAGGTCTTCGACTTGGTTTACTCCATGACTGGTGGCGGCCCTGCAGGCGGCACCACCACCATCGTTATCTCTATCTTCGAAGAAGGCTTCAAGAACATGCAGATGGGTTATGCCTCGGCAATCTCGATGTTCTTGTTCGTCTGCGTCGTTGGGATTTCGGTCGCTCAGCAGCTGATCTACAAGAGGATTGAAAAATGA
- a CDS encoding ABC transporter substrate-binding protein, protein MKRKIALVMSLALASGALAACGSSDNNSEAGGGKMDKIELWMPTLANDNQDKQLWQEISQKFEKENNVKVNVTIVPWSDYETKFLTGVTSGKGPDVGFMYPEMMGDYIEKAQIEPLDSFVTEDQKKNLLFLDNGVVDGKQYALPLLVGGARVMFYNKALLAKAGVDKLPETWDDFVAVGEKLKGAGIAPWISDFADKSRGVMNSNFFPFIWQAGGRLFAEDGKKTEFDSPEVIKAATYLKTLLDKGVLDSTSTGATTESARKSFQNGKSAFIFENSAKASLWKESNIDYGYIVSLKDKQRGTFFASNSLVLFKGCQDKDLCYKFMDYLTQGDQMAKFHTKAPFFPVGKDEKGDPNDEFAKVYTEDKDALHTLPVVPRSVGTYQVLYKNLQSMLAGAKSPEQAMKDAAAEGNKILSK, encoded by the coding sequence ATGAAGCGAAAGATCGCACTGGTCATGTCTCTTGCCCTAGCATCGGGCGCCTTGGCAGCCTGCGGCTCGAGTGATAACAACTCGGAAGCCGGCGGCGGCAAGATGGACAAGATCGAACTTTGGATGCCTACCCTAGCTAATGACAACCAGGACAAGCAGCTATGGCAGGAAATCTCCCAGAAGTTCGAAAAAGAAAACAACGTTAAGGTAAACGTCACCATCGTTCCTTGGTCGGATTACGAGACCAAGTTCCTCACCGGCGTTACCTCAGGCAAGGGCCCTGACGTTGGCTTCATGTACCCAGAAATGATGGGTGACTACATTGAAAAGGCTCAGATCGAACCTCTCGATAGCTTCGTAACTGAAGACCAGAAGAAGAACCTATTGTTCTTGGACAATGGCGTCGTTGATGGCAAGCAGTACGCTCTACCTTTGTTGGTTGGCGGTGCTCGCGTTATGTTCTACAACAAGGCGCTCCTAGCCAAGGCTGGCGTTGACAAGTTGCCAGAAACTTGGGATGACTTTGTGGCAGTTGGCGAAAAGCTCAAGGGTGCAGGCATTGCTCCTTGGATCTCCGATTTTGCTGATAAGTCCCGCGGCGTCATGAACTCCAACTTCTTCCCATTCATTTGGCAGGCCGGTGGCCGCCTCTTCGCTGAAGACGGCAAGAAGACCGAATTTGACTCCCCTGAAGTTATCAAGGCCGCAACTTACCTCAAGACCTTGCTAGACAAGGGCGTCCTAGATTCCACTTCAACCGGTGCAACCACCGAATCGGCTCGTAAGTCGTTCCAGAATGGCAAGTCCGCTTTCATCTTCGAAAACTCGGCTAAGGCTTCCCTCTGGAAGGAATCGAACATCGATTACGGCTACATCGTTTCCCTCAAGGATAAGCAACGCGGTACCTTCTTCGCCTCGAACTCCTTGGTTCTATTCAAGGGTTGCCAGGACAAGGACCTCTGCTACAAGTTTATGGATTACCTAACCCAGGGTGACCAGATGGCTAAGTTCCACACCAAGGCTCCATTCTTCCCAGTCGGTAAGGATGAAAAGGGCGATCCTAACGATGAATTCGCAAAGGTCTACACCGAAGACAAAGATGCCTTGCACACCTTGCCAGTCGTTCCTCGTTCGGTTGGCACCTACCAGGTTCTCTACAAGAACTTGCAGTCCATGCTTGCTGGAGCTAAGTCTCCTGAGCAGGCCATGAAGGACGCAGCCGCTGAAGGCAACAAGATCCTCAGCAAGTGA
- a CDS encoding ROK family protein, translated as MPSNNSHETIIGVRRTNTRAVLACLQEKGDFQSLEELARETNLSRPTVTQVLRSLCDTGLVERSLGTTKSFGGRPPKLFRIKSEHHATLILRLTLWEVMGFLQDATGRTIAEASLPYEEMSQAGDVLIELAKQLVAQKPEGVPLARTVVVVIGVVRDGKWIRSRNYPDLIGGKLEEQLSPVVECPLVIANDAKLAGYAAHRLLPEDAPDSIVGVHISEAIGCSLVMNGQVVEGAHGAAGEVGTDRQNGWWEAELLLRDATTKRGINNRELFILAGEGEEWAQDVVAKAAGQIARGLVPIVLGFDPAQVVIMGAIEDCGNIAVDAMSAVFNRIVPFPPEVIMLANSASCVHDGARMVAFKKETDDIFKAIMASKAKNGK; from the coding sequence GTGCCTTCAAATAATTCACATGAGACGATCATCGGTGTTCGTCGCACCAATACTAGGGCAGTACTGGCCTGTTTACAAGAAAAAGGGGACTTCCAGTCCCTTGAAGAGTTAGCTCGTGAGACGAATCTTTCACGGCCAACGGTCACCCAAGTTTTACGTTCGCTATGTGACACAGGTCTTGTAGAACGTAGTTTAGGAACTACCAAGTCTTTTGGTGGTCGTCCGCCTAAACTCTTTAGGATCAAGTCGGAACATCATGCCACTTTGATTCTCCGCCTAACTTTGTGGGAAGTAATGGGCTTCTTGCAGGATGCCACAGGACGGACAATTGCAGAGGCTTCTCTTCCTTACGAGGAAATGTCTCAAGCTGGTGACGTTTTAATAGAACTTGCGAAACAACTCGTAGCGCAAAAGCCAGAAGGGGTTCCGCTAGCCCGAACTGTGGTGGTAGTGATTGGCGTCGTGCGTGACGGTAAGTGGATTCGTTCCCGTAATTATCCTGATCTGATTGGGGGCAAACTTGAAGAACAGTTGAGCCCAGTCGTGGAGTGCCCCTTGGTAATCGCTAATGATGCGAAGCTAGCTGGATACGCCGCTCACCGATTGCTGCCGGAAGATGCCCCAGACTCCATTGTTGGTGTTCATATTTCGGAAGCTATTGGTTGCTCGCTTGTTATGAATGGCCAAGTGGTAGAAGGCGCCCATGGCGCGGCCGGGGAAGTAGGCACTGATCGCCAAAATGGTTGGTGGGAAGCAGAACTTTTGCTACGTGATGCCACCACCAAACGAGGTATCAATAATCGTGAGTTGTTCATTTTGGCCGGTGAAGGTGAGGAATGGGCGCAAGATGTGGTAGCTAAAGCTGCCGGTCAAATTGCTCGTGGTCTCGTTCCGATCGTTTTAGGATTTGATCCAGCGCAAGTAGTGATCATGGGGGCAATCGAGGACTGTGGCAATATTGCGGTCGACGCCATGAGTGCAGTCTTTAACCGTATTGTTCCATTCCCTCCAGAAGTAATCATGCTGGCGAACTCCGCTAGTTGTGTCCATGATGGCGCACGCATGGTTGCATTCAAGAAAGAAACCGACGATATTTTCAAAGCCATTATGGCTTCAAAAGCTAAAAACGGGAAATAA